A DNA window from Hymenobacter aquaticus contains the following coding sequences:
- a CDS encoding chaperone modulator CbpM, which translates to METHIITITLRECSTQYGLSEADVREFIDLGLLQAADTPDAIFGEADHLARLARLHHDLGLSKEAIDVIVAMRQRLVVVQEALARQTARATQLERYLRGSGPVVETDF; encoded by the coding sequence ATGGAAACGCACATTATCACCATCACGCTGCGCGAGTGCTCGACGCAGTACGGCCTGAGCGAGGCCGACGTCCGCGAGTTTATCGACCTGGGCCTGCTGCAAGCCGCCGACACGCCCGACGCCATCTTCGGCGAAGCCGACCACCTGGCCCGCCTCGCCCGCCTCCACCACGACCTGGGCCTGAGTAAGGAAGCCATTGATGTAATTGTGGCCATGCGGCAGCGCCTGGTGGTCGTGCAGGAGGCACTGGCCCGGCAGACGGCCCGCGCCACCCAGCTGGAGCGGTACCTGCGCGGCTCGGGGCCGGTTGTCGAAACCGACTTCTAG
- a CDS encoding ZIP family metal transporter, which produces MWFAVFLLFLTVMGAGWLTRFVPTARTTWMKPLLAFSGAYLFTLTIMHLLPEALSLGPEVSHRIGYFVLAGFFGQLLLEVFSQGVEHGHVHYHTSHAGRVPFLLLFSLVLHSFLEGSILVKSPGAAGVGQSFYAILAGIALHHIPAAFALMAALLLRLNSFQRAFPYLVLFALAGPAGIIVSNYVVLENLLQGGWYAALLGLVAGNFLHVSTTILFETSPEHHLNLPKLAATLVGCALALAVDLV; this is translated from the coding sequence ATGTGGTTTGCCGTTTTCCTGTTATTTCTCACCGTCATGGGGGCGGGGTGGCTGACGCGCTTCGTGCCGACGGCCCGCACCACCTGGATGAAGCCGCTGCTGGCTTTCAGCGGCGCCTACCTGTTCACCCTGACCATTATGCACCTGCTGCCCGAGGCCCTGAGTCTGGGACCGGAGGTTAGCCACCGGATTGGCTATTTCGTGCTGGCGGGCTTTTTTGGGCAGCTGCTGCTGGAGGTTTTTTCGCAGGGCGTGGAGCACGGGCACGTGCACTACCATACCTCGCACGCGGGCCGGGTGCCGTTTCTGCTGCTGTTTTCGTTGGTGCTGCACTCGTTTCTGGAAGGCAGCATCCTGGTGAAGTCGCCGGGGGCGGCGGGCGTGGGACAGAGCTTCTACGCTATCCTAGCCGGCATTGCCCTGCACCACATTCCGGCGGCTTTTGCCCTGATGGCGGCCCTGCTGCTGCGGCTCAACAGCTTCCAGCGGGCCTTTCCGTATTTGGTACTGTTTGCCCTGGCCGGGCCGGCGGGCATCATCGTGAGCAACTACGTGGTGCTGGAAAACCTGCTCCAGGGCGGCTGGTACGCGGCCCTGCTGGGCCTGGTGGCCGGCAACTTCCTGCACGTATCAACCACCATTCTATTTGAAACCAGCCCCGAGCACCACCTGAACCTGCCCAAGCTGGCGGCCACGCTGGTCGGCTGCGCCCTGGCTTTGGCCGTCGATTTGGTGTAA
- a CDS encoding class I SAM-dependent methyltransferase: MPQSEAEWFSTWFDSPYYHLLYRDRNHTEARVFIDELLTHLHPKPSTRLLDLACGKGRHSIYLSEQGYDVTGVDLSPESIAHARQFAHEHLHFHVHDMRDPLPFGPFDFIFNLFTSFGYFANETENVVALRSAAAALRPGGKMVIDFMNTELTVRELVAHEEKTVDGITFQLHRHLSNDFIVKEIRFTDREGQVQQYEERVRALSRDRFEEYFQMAGLRLAEVLGDYHLAPYDEKTSPRMIFVLKK, encoded by the coding sequence ATGCCACAATCAGAAGCCGAATGGTTTAGTACCTGGTTCGACTCGCCTTACTACCACCTGCTGTACCGGGACCGGAACCATACGGAAGCACGCGTTTTTATTGATGAGCTGCTGACGCACTTGCACCCGAAACCCAGCACCCGCCTGCTGGATCTGGCCTGCGGCAAAGGCCGGCACTCCATCTACCTCAGCGAGCAGGGCTACGACGTAACCGGCGTGGACCTCTCCCCGGAAAGCATTGCCCACGCCCGGCAGTTTGCCCACGAGCACCTGCACTTTCACGTGCACGACATGCGCGACCCGCTGCCCTTCGGCCCGTTCGACTTCATCTTCAACCTCTTTACCAGCTTTGGCTATTTCGCCAACGAAACCGAGAACGTGGTAGCGCTACGCTCGGCAGCGGCAGCATTGCGGCCGGGCGGCAAGATGGTCATCGACTTTATGAACACCGAGCTGACGGTGCGCGAGTTGGTGGCGCACGAGGAGAAAACCGTGGACGGCATCACCTTTCAACTGCACCGCCACCTCTCCAACGACTTCATCGTGAAGGAAATCCGGTTTACGGACCGGGAAGGCCAGGTGCAGCAATACGAGGAGCGGGTGCGGGCCCTGAGCCGGGACCGGTTCGAGGAATACTTCCAGATGGCGGGCCTGCGCTTGGCCGAGGTGCTGGGCGACTACCACCTCGCCCCCTACGACGAGAAGACCAGCCCCCGCATGATCTTCGTCCTGAAAAAATAG
- the nadC gene encoding carboxylating nicotinate-nucleotide diphosphorylase, producing MQTPPYLTPEALTTFIRTALAEDIGDGDHSSLAAIPADARNRAHLLVKGEGVLAGVALAHLIFREVDADLRVEQRLNDGDRVNHGDIAFIVEGRSRSILTAERLVLNCMQRMSAIATYTAHLTSLMAGTKARLLDTRKTTPNFRICEKWAVLIGGGVNHRYGLFDGIILKDNHVDYAGGIRPAIEATRAYLERTGRQLPIVVETRTLAEVEQVLEVGGIERIMLDNMPPAKLREAVELIAGRFPTEASGGITEQTITEVAHTGVDYISVGALTHSVKSLDLSLKAF from the coding sequence GTGCAAACCCCACCCTACCTCACCCCCGAAGCTCTCACCACCTTTATTCGCACGGCCCTGGCCGAAGATATCGGCGACGGCGACCATTCCTCCCTGGCTGCCATTCCGGCCGACGCCCGCAACCGGGCGCACCTGCTGGTAAAAGGCGAAGGGGTGCTGGCCGGGGTAGCACTGGCCCACCTGATTTTTCGGGAGGTCGACGCGGACCTGCGGGTAGAGCAGCGGCTCAATGACGGCGACCGGGTAAACCACGGCGACATTGCCTTCATCGTGGAAGGTCGCTCGCGCAGCATTCTCACGGCGGAGCGCTTGGTGCTCAACTGCATGCAGCGCATGAGCGCCATTGCCACCTACACGGCCCACCTCACCAGCCTGATGGCCGGCACCAAAGCCCGCCTGCTCGACACGCGCAAAACCACACCCAACTTCCGCATCTGCGAAAAGTGGGCCGTGCTCATCGGCGGCGGCGTGAACCACCGCTACGGCCTCTTCGACGGTATCATCCTCAAAGACAACCACGTGGACTACGCCGGCGGCATCCGGCCGGCCATCGAAGCCACCCGGGCTTACCTGGAGCGCACGGGCCGGCAGCTGCCCATCGTAGTCGAAACCCGCACCCTGGCCGAGGTAGAGCAGGTGCTGGAAGTCGGCGGCATCGAGCGGATCATGCTCGACAACATGCCGCCCGCCAAGCTACGCGAGGCCGTGGAGCTGATTGCCGGCCGTTTTCCGACGGAAGCCTCCGGCGGCATCACCGAGCAGACCATTACCGAAGTAGCCCACACCGGCGTCGACTACATTTCGGTGGGCGCCCTGACCCACTCCGTCAAGAGCCTGGACCTGAGCCTGAAAGCGTTTTAA
- a CDS encoding DUF4783 domain-containing protein produces the protein MKRNIFQVITVVWFLLLSVTVLAQGEAFTPVRNAIRSGSSRELSQYFGSTVELSFDGDKQSYSSTQAEFVMKDFFAKNSPAGFDFVHYGGSNEGTPYAVGKYVSKTGAYRMFVKMKSAQGSLVIDTIDFTKE, from the coding sequence ATGAAACGCAACATTTTCCAGGTTATTACCGTCGTGTGGTTCCTGTTACTGTCGGTAACGGTACTGGCACAAGGTGAAGCCTTCACGCCGGTTCGCAATGCCATCCGGAGTGGCTCATCCCGGGAGCTGTCCCAGTATTTCGGCTCCACCGTGGAGCTGAGCTTCGATGGTGACAAGCAAAGCTATAGCTCCACGCAGGCCGAATTTGTGATGAAAGATTTCTTCGCCAAGAACTCGCCCGCCGGTTTCGACTTCGTCCACTACGGAGGTAGTAACGAAGGAACTCCCTACGCGGTTGGCAAGTACGTCAGCAAAACCGGAGCCTACCGGATGTTCGTCAAGATGAAGTCGGCCCAGGGCAGTTTGGTTATCGATACCATCGATTTCACCAAGGAATAA
- the gpmI gene encoding 2,3-bisphosphoglycerate-independent phosphoglycerate mutase, translating to MNKQVLLVILDGWGLAQNTEVSAIDKANTPFVDSLFQRFPHSKLQASGEAVGLPDGQMGNSEVGHMNIGAGRVVYQDLVRINKAIRERKLGSVPALEKAFEYARTNGKNLHYIGLLSDGGVHSHIEHLKALCTLAHDADVHKVFIHAFTDGRDTDPKGGVNYVNDLEQSTARTGAKIASIVGRYYAMDRDNRWERVKVAYDLLVNGKGTPSQNLIQSMLDSYKEGVTDEFLKPIVKVGADGLPLATIQEGDVVVCFNFRTDRGREITQALTQQDFHAFNMHRLNLHYLTMTNYDATFVGVTPIFEKDNLENTLGAVLEANGKKQIRIAETEKYPHVTFFFSGGREVEFNGETRLMRASPKVATYDLQPEMSAYELRDALVPELQAKSADFVVLNFANPDMVGHTGVFEAAVKAVETVDACTRDVVTAALESNYACIIIADHGNADMMINPDGTPNTAHTTNLVPCILADNDYRGTLADGKLGDIAPTVLQLMGLPQPADMTGTSLLQPTATPTNA from the coding sequence ATGAATAAACAGGTATTGCTGGTGATCTTGGACGGGTGGGGCTTGGCGCAGAATACGGAAGTATCGGCTATCGACAAGGCCAATACTCCGTTTGTCGACTCACTGTTTCAGCGTTTTCCCCACAGTAAGCTGCAGGCCTCGGGGGAAGCCGTCGGACTGCCCGACGGGCAGATGGGTAATTCGGAAGTCGGCCACATGAATATCGGGGCCGGCCGGGTGGTGTACCAGGACTTGGTGCGCATCAACAAGGCCATCCGGGAGCGGAAGCTGGGCTCGGTGCCCGCTCTGGAAAAAGCCTTCGAATATGCCCGCACCAACGGCAAGAACCTGCACTACATCGGGCTATTGTCGGATGGTGGAGTGCATTCCCACATCGAGCACCTGAAAGCTCTGTGCACCCTGGCCCACGACGCCGACGTGCATAAGGTGTTTATTCACGCCTTCACCGACGGCCGCGACACTGACCCGAAAGGCGGCGTCAACTACGTCAACGACCTGGAGCAGAGTACGGCCCGCACCGGTGCCAAAATTGCCTCCATTGTGGGCCGTTACTACGCCATGGACCGCGACAACCGCTGGGAACGGGTGAAAGTGGCCTACGACCTGCTGGTGAACGGCAAGGGTACGCCCTCTCAGAACCTGATTCAGAGCATGCTCGACTCCTATAAAGAAGGCGTGACGGATGAGTTTCTGAAGCCGATTGTGAAAGTCGGGGCCGACGGGCTGCCGCTGGCTACCATTCAGGAGGGCGACGTGGTGGTGTGCTTCAACTTCCGCACCGACCGGGGCCGGGAAATCACGCAGGCCCTGACCCAGCAGGATTTCCACGCCTTCAACATGCACCGGCTGAACCTGCACTACCTGACCATGACCAACTACGACGCCACGTTCGTGGGCGTCACCCCGATTTTCGAGAAGGACAACCTCGAAAACACGTTGGGCGCAGTGCTGGAGGCTAACGGCAAAAAGCAGATCCGCATTGCCGAAACCGAGAAGTACCCGCACGTCACCTTCTTCTTCTCGGGTGGCCGGGAGGTGGAGTTCAACGGCGAAACCCGCCTGATGCGCGCCTCGCCCAAGGTAGCCACCTACGATTTGCAGCCCGAAATGAGTGCCTACGAGCTGCGCGACGCCCTGGTGCCCGAACTGCAGGCCAAATCGGCCGACTTCGTGGTGCTCAACTTCGCTAACCCCGACATGGTGGGCCACACCGGCGTGTTTGAAGCCGCCGTGAAAGCCGTGGAAACCGTGGACGCCTGCACCCGCGACGTGGTAACGGCCGCCCTGGAGAGCAACTACGCCTGCATCATCATTGCCGACCACGGCAACGCCGACATGATGATAAACCCCGACGGCACGCCCAACACGGCCCACACCACCAACCTGGTGCCCTGCATTCTGGCCGACAACGACTACCGGGGTACCCTGGCCGACGGCAAGCTGGGCGACATTGCCCCCACGGTGCTGCAACTCATGGGCCTGCCCCAGCCGGCCGACATGACCGGCACCTCGTTGCTGCAACCCACTGCTACACCTACGAATGCGTAG
- a CDS encoding secondary thiamine-phosphate synthase enzyme YjbQ: protein MIWIQKRLRMPAVRRGFHLITDVLVAELPELERIKIGTAHFFIQHTSASLSINENADPTVRRDFEQYFNRAVPENAPYFEHTQEGPDDMPAHLKAAMLGTSVTLPITNGELALGTWQGVYLGEHRNHGGRRWVVATIMGSEG from the coding sequence ATGATCTGGATTCAGAAACGCTTGCGTATGCCCGCCGTGCGCCGCGGCTTCCACCTTATTACCGACGTGCTGGTGGCCGAGCTACCCGAGCTGGAACGCATTAAAATCGGGACGGCGCACTTTTTTATTCAGCATACCTCGGCCAGCCTGAGCATCAACGAAAACGCCGACCCCACCGTCCGCCGCGACTTCGAGCAGTATTTCAACCGGGCCGTGCCGGAAAACGCGCCCTACTTCGAGCATACCCAGGAAGGCCCCGACGACATGCCGGCCCACCTGAAAGCCGCCATGCTGGGCACCTCCGTCACCCTCCCGATTACCAACGGTGAGTTGGCCCTGGGCACCTGGCAGGGCGTATACCTGGGCGAGCACCGCAACCACGGCGGCCGCCGCTGGGTTGTGGCTACCATTATGGGTTCGGAAGGCTAA
- a CDS encoding right-handed parallel beta-helix repeat-containing protein — protein MRFLLPCLLVLSCLLTVLPGCEPKEDLVTTDPGAKLEFSTDTVMFDTVFAQTTTVTKRLWVYNRNSRAVKVEQIRIANPAVSEYSVVVNGDAGPIANNVEIRGKDSLLVLVRAKLGPGTAAPEGKPFLNTDQLQFKTNGNDQQVQLVAYGQNAYFHRGALSCAEVWKADKPHVLPGSVLVPAGCVLTIEAGARVYAHAGVAIIVKGTLRVNPDFVPTAVLKPDDRNIVRFAGDRLEPFYNDVPGQWAGIQFDPGSSRNSVVRYAEIKNSSFGLLVYNPENLQPRPRVTVENTVFKNISGAGLTFASGGQSFDGAGILGIGAEFTLTNCLFTNCGEYAILGLAGGTYNLNFCTIANFTPAFRRETESVAITNEGVLKSVPGPLLTRVSIRNSIVWGSVEEELLFKNSAAYADFTLENNVLRTQRYKTGLPASNRINTDPKFKRPAGLFADKFDYNLDTLSAVRDLARPFGGVSNDLLNRPRDPATPDPGAYERKNP, from the coding sequence ATGCGCTTTCTGTTACCCTGCCTGCTCGTGTTGTCGTGCCTGCTGACCGTGCTGCCGGGCTGTGAGCCCAAGGAGGACCTCGTCACCACCGACCCCGGCGCCAAGCTCGAGTTTTCGACCGACACGGTGATGTTCGACACGGTTTTCGCCCAGACCACGACCGTCACCAAGCGCCTGTGGGTGTACAACCGCAACAGCCGGGCCGTGAAAGTAGAGCAGATCCGGATAGCCAACCCGGCCGTGTCGGAGTACTCCGTCGTGGTCAACGGCGACGCCGGCCCGATTGCCAACAACGTCGAAATCCGGGGCAAAGACAGTTTGCTGGTGCTGGTGCGGGCCAAGCTGGGGCCCGGCACGGCCGCGCCCGAGGGCAAGCCCTTCCTGAACACCGACCAGCTCCAGTTCAAAACCAACGGCAACGACCAACAGGTGCAGCTGGTCGCCTACGGCCAGAACGCTTACTTCCACCGGGGCGCGCTCAGCTGCGCCGAGGTTTGGAAGGCCGACAAGCCCCACGTGCTGCCCGGCTCGGTGCTGGTGCCGGCCGGCTGCGTGCTTACCATTGAGGCCGGGGCCCGGGTCTACGCCCACGCCGGCGTGGCCATCATCGTCAAAGGCACATTGCGCGTCAACCCCGACTTCGTGCCCACCGCCGTGCTGAAGCCCGACGACCGTAATATCGTGCGCTTCGCCGGCGACCGGCTCGAACCGTTCTACAACGACGTGCCGGGCCAGTGGGCCGGTATTCAGTTCGACCCCGGCAGCAGCCGCAACAGCGTGGTACGCTACGCCGAAATCAAAAATTCGAGCTTTGGCCTGCTGGTCTACAACCCCGAAAACCTGCAGCCTCGCCCCCGGGTGACGGTCGAAAACACGGTGTTCAAGAACATTTCCGGGGCCGGCCTCACCTTCGCCAGCGGCGGCCAGAGCTTCGACGGGGCGGGCATTCTGGGTATTGGCGCCGAGTTTACGCTCACCAACTGCCTGTTTACCAACTGCGGCGAGTACGCCATTCTGGGTTTGGCCGGCGGCACCTACAACCTGAACTTCTGCACCATTGCCAACTTCACGCCCGCGTTCCGGCGCGAAACCGAGTCGGTAGCCATTACCAACGAGGGCGTGCTCAAGTCGGTGCCGGGTCCGCTGCTCACCCGGGTCAGCATCCGCAACTCCATCGTCTGGGGCTCGGTGGAAGAAGAGCTGCTGTTCAAGAATAGCGCCGCCTACGCCGACTTCACCCTGGAAAACAACGTGCTGCGCACCCAGCGCTATAAAACCGGGCTACCCGCTTCCAACCGGATCAACACGGACCCCAAGTTCAAGCGGCCCGCCGGCCTGTTTGCCGATAAGTTCGACTACAACCTCGATACCCTGTCGGCGGTGCGCGACCTGGCCCGGCCCTTCGGCGGCGTCAGCAACGACCTGCTCAACCGCCCCCGCGACCCCGCCACGCCCGACCCGGGCGCGTACGAGCGGAAAAACCCCTAG
- the prfA gene encoding peptide chain release factor 1: MLDKLEAIRQRYEDVNEQLMQPEAMSDMKRYKTLNKEYKDLGKIVTEYKNYQQVLSNIEGAREVIATEKDEDFRQMAKDELETLLPEQERLETVIKELLIPKDPNDSKDIIMEIRAGAGGDEAAIFAGDLQRMYMRFAEKQGWKMELVDATEGTSGGYKEIILAVKGEDVYGKLKFESGVHRVQRVPATETQGRIHTSVASIVVMPEAEELDVQIDMNDVRKDLFMSSGPGGQSVNTTYSAVRLTHLPTGLVAQCQDQKSQLKNFDKALQVLRSRIYEIELAKKNEAEGAQRKSMIGGGDRSDKIRTYNYPQGRVTDHRIGYTVYNLASVMEGNIDDFVEQLRIAESAERLQEGVA, from the coding sequence ATGCTAGATAAACTGGAGGCCATTCGCCAGCGCTACGAAGACGTAAACGAGCAGCTGATGCAGCCCGAGGCCATGAGCGACATGAAGCGCTACAAGACCTTGAATAAAGAGTATAAGGACCTCGGCAAAATCGTGACCGAGTATAAGAATTACCAGCAGGTGCTCTCCAACATCGAGGGCGCCCGCGAAGTTATTGCCACCGAAAAGGACGAGGACTTCCGCCAGATGGCCAAGGATGAGCTCGAAACGCTGCTGCCCGAGCAGGAGCGCCTCGAAACCGTCATCAAGGAGCTGCTGATTCCGAAGGACCCCAACGACTCGAAGGACATCATCATGGAAATCCGGGCCGGGGCCGGCGGCGACGAGGCCGCCATCTTCGCCGGCGACTTGCAGCGCATGTACATGCGCTTCGCCGAAAAGCAGGGCTGGAAGATGGAGCTCGTGGACGCCACCGAAGGCACTTCGGGCGGCTACAAGGAAATTATCCTGGCCGTGAAGGGCGAGGACGTGTACGGCAAGCTCAAGTTTGAATCGGGCGTGCACCGCGTGCAGCGCGTGCCGGCCACCGAAACCCAGGGCCGCATCCACACCTCGGTGGCGTCTATCGTGGTAATGCCCGAGGCCGAGGAGCTGGACGTGCAGATTGATATGAACGACGTGCGCAAGGATCTGTTTATGTCGTCGGGCCCCGGCGGGCAGTCCGTTAACACGACCTACTCGGCGGTGCGCCTCACCCACTTGCCCACCGGCCTGGTGGCCCAGTGCCAGGATCAGAAGTCGCAGCTCAAGAACTTCGACAAGGCTCTGCAAGTGCTGCGCTCCCGCATTTACGAAATCGAGCTGGCCAAGAAAAACGAAGCCGAAGGGGCCCAGCGCAAGAGCATGATTGGCGGCGGCGACCGGTCGGACAAGATCCGGACCTACAACTACCCCCAGGGCCGCGTAACCGACCACCGCATTGGCTACACGGTGTACAACCTGGCCAGCGTGATGGAAGGCAACATCGACGACTTCGTGGAGCAGCTGCGCATCGCCGAAAGCGCCGAGCGGCTGCAGGAAGGCGTGGCGTAA